Part of the Syngnathus typhle isolate RoL2023-S1 ecotype Sweden linkage group LG17, RoL_Styp_1.0, whole genome shotgun sequence genome is shown below.
CATGCCAGTAAGATGATGATGAATTACCTAAGAGCAGCAAAATGGAGATAAACCCTGGCTGACCTAACTAATATCAGGAGATGATGGGACGGATGGAAATGTGACTTGGTGTCAAATCTAATCTGAACTAAAGcaacgtgattttttttctcttctaaacCTCCGCCATAGACACAGCGGATATATAAATACAATCGTTCATGGCTCCAGGGCGCCTGCTTGTAGTAGCAgctgaaggtaaaaaaaaaactgggcaGCAGATTTTTGGATGTGCTTTGGACGCACCCACGCGTGAAAGCTGCGAGAGATCAACGTTGGATGTTTAAAGGAAGCTCCATCGCTACGCTGCCGTCGTTTGCCCTCTCGCTCGTTTATATTTCCAGCTCGCTGTGcaagcgctcgctcgcccgctcgcccgcccgcccgcctctcAGTTTCTTCGTCTCACAAGGCGGACGGATTCAGATGCCAGTTGTTGCACGCTCGGATGgacgtgccttttttttttttttttgctggtagGATGGAAATAAAGGGCAGAGCCTTTTTTTGCCTTCTCTAGCTTAAGAAGTGGTTTCTGAGAGCAGCAGCTGGTTCCGGGGGCGACCCATTGCTGACTGAGTGCAGGTGGGGTGGGGTGCAAAGTCTGACATGAAGTCTGCCAGATCTCGTCATGCTCAAATAGCTCGCGCAGATAAGCGCTCAGACTATGACCCAATTTTATTTCTGCGCGCAACTTGACTGGATGTGaagccaacaaaaaaaagaatagtcCCCATATTGCCTCTTTGGCCTAGCTCAAATGGGATTTTTCAAGCAGCCTTATAGGATGGAGGCCATCGTTAGGTTCATGACATGTTTATGAAAGCGCCATCCATAATGTTCTGTATTCAGGCCGAGTTTCTTAAGTGGTTCTAAGCGCACGCGCGCACATTTTCTGAAGGGGAAGCCAAGCCGCAACTATTTCTTTTAATTTGTCGTTTCTCCTTTGGGCACTTAAATATTAAACGGCGGGTCAGAAATGTATGAGGTGTATACGGCTGGTCAGTCGTTTGACAATAACGGAAGCCTTTTACTGCACGTGCAAAAGAACCTGTCGTAATAATTCATATCTTTGGATGACATGGCGCATGTGGTATCTTCTAGTAAAGCTTGGTGGTTATTATTTACAATGATTATTCCTCGCAATGTTGTGTCTGCAGGCTACCCTCTGCCTGGCAGCCTGTACTCGAGTCCCTACCTATCACTGGGGCACTTGGAGCCACCTTCCATCTCCCAAAATCACCTCTATGACTCCCATAAAGGTCAGTAGTCACTGGCTTCGTTTTGGATTCATGGGATTTGTCTAGAAAGGCTATTTGAGGTTGCTTTCtatttttgccttgtttttagAGAGCTTTTTCCTGCCAGCGACTGTTAGCCAGTCACCCCTCCACCCCCCGTCTGCTCCCCAAAGCACGCTGTCCGGCTCCACGCCGCCCCAAAAGGCATCCCGAGACGTGGGCAGAGAACGGTCCTATCGGGGGGACCGGGAGcgggagcgagagcgagagaggtcaCGGGAGGAGCTTCGGCAGCATGGTGTGGTGGACCTCACGCTGGACGGGAGGAGTGAGGAAGAGCGCCGGGGGCGCCCTGGGGATAAGGAGCGAGAGAAAGACAGGGACGCAGACAGAGATGCCTGGTCCCTAcatcctcttcatcatcatcaccatcatcatccgCAGAAATCAAGCTCTCAGCCCTCCACAGGGGAGCCCAGGTCAAGGCCATCACCTGTGCTCCAGTCCTCCTTCCCCGCGGGTGGGGGCGGTGGCATGAGCAGGCACCTCGGGAACGAAGCGGAGCGAGGGAGTCGGGAGGGGGAGGCGGGCTCCCGAGTCCACCATCACTCCAACGCAAATAACCTGCCCGCGGCGTCTCACTCCGAACGACAAAGGAGGGACGAGTCGGCGCCGGCGGGGCCGCTCCACTTCTCCTACGCCCTTCGTCCTTCCCTCCAGCCCTCCGTCACGGCCGTGCCCCTCCCCCCCGCGCTCAGAGACCCCACGAGGGAGCAGAGAGTCAGCGCGCCGACTTACGTGCCTTCCGTGGAGGTTTATGACGAGCGGGTCGGGCCCATCCAGATCGCGTCGCAGGCCCGCGACAAGCACGCCGACAAAtacagagacagagagcgagagagcgacaaAGAGCCCGAACGGGAAAGTTACAGGTTCCCCGAGAGGGGCCCGACGGAACATCCTCGACTTTCCCAGCCCGGCGACTCGAGCAATCCTCATCAGCGAGAGGAAGGTTCCATCATCTGTTGCAACGGTTCTGTCGGCAAGCGAGGCCAGGACTCTTCTCGCTCCTCCAATCAGTCGAGGTTTAGCCCAGAGGGCCGGGACGTGTCCAAACACTCCAGTCGTTTGGGCCTGGAGCGGGACAAACATTGGAATTCCATCAGTCCTTTGAGCAACTATGCTACCAATCACATGGCCGCCCTCGCCGCCCAACACGGACACACGCTTTCTTCTCCGTCACACACGCAAGTTTCCCCTCACGCCACCAACCGGGCCGCCGCCGCGAACGCGCCCAGGCACTCCCCTCGAAGCGAGCACGGACAGAGCCGCACGGGCGAGGAAGGGAGACTCTACTTGGACCCGTCGAGCCTTTACCGTCCGGGAGTGTCGTCCGGCGGGGAGAGAACTTCGGGGCCCTCGGAGGTGTCGGCCATGCAGAGTCTCATTAAATACAGCGGCAACTTTGCCGCCGAGGGGGgcggtgccgccgccgccgccgccgccgccaggcTCGCGGCCGACACCCGGGGGCCCTTCGGAGGTTTGGCCAGCATCGGGATGGAAggcgagcgagagcgagagaggtcgGTGGTGGGCTCGAGCGCTTCCGGCTCGCTGAGGGGGCCTCCCCAGCTGAAAAGGGAGCAGGATCGACCCGACAGCGCTCGCTCTTTTGGGCGAGAGACGGAGGGAGAGGTGCGCCACCCTCCGGTCGGCATCGCCGTGGCCGTGGCCCGGCAGAGAGAGAGCACCGGCGCCAAGCAGAGCACGGGTTCCTCGGACCCGCAGAGAGCCCCGTTGCTGCCGACGGCTATTAAAGGTAAtgattgatgatttttttttttcttcatatgatCTTTCCAAATCAACTTGCAGGGCTGTAGCTCATTAAAGCAAGCCAGAGCAAAGGCTCTCTCATTTTGCTTTCTATGAATTAATAACGATTCATTTTTCTCCGGTCTCTGTTTGACTTTGCCGCCTGTCATGTGATTGGAGAGGGAGCTTTTTGTCCGGATTACGAATTGCGTCATGCGAGGCTCATTCTCTTGGCTCTCCTTGTGCACCCTCCATCCAAACATCtcttttctgtctgtctgtcacagctccaagtgtttgttttttttctttcctcccccCCATCCTCTGTTCTCTTTTCATTTCCTTGAATGTCTCTAGTTCGGAGTTATTTGGCAAAGCGCTCCCTCCCTGCTCTCCCCCTCTCCTGGCTCTTTTCTGCACTCGCCAGCCTCACCTCCAGTCACTCATTGCAGAGCGCAGCTAAAAGCTACAAATAAGCGCATTGGTTTGTTGCTAAGCAATGACGGACTTTGTTAACGTGTGAAAGACCATGCGAGGTACAATGGATGACTCACAGAGTGTTTATTAGCATGTGGTCGTGCATGCacgtccatccatccctccccgcCAAGGGGCTTTAGTCTAAACGAAGCAGCGTGATGGGACGAGAGCCTTCTCGCAGGATGCAAGGGACTGAGTATTAGAGAGGTGAGCAAGGTGCCGGCTAATCGCCGGCTCACATAGGAGGATGGCATGTGGGCCAGGGTCCCCGTAACCTTGGTAACAGTCTTGAAATCTTTCCTGCGGAGCATGTCAGGGACGGTTACAGTCTCTtgtccctacacacacacactctgaatGGCTCAGCTCAGTGGCACAAAACCATTTGACGTACCTCGGGGACCTTGAGTCAGCTTGAGCGAGAGTGCAAAGAGATCCCGGTGGTTATTCTTCGTTTCGAATGGCAGCAGCGTAAGCGACGCAAGTTGCCTGTCGCTAATCTAGCGTGGCTAATTAGCCGTGAATGTTGGCAGACCAGAAATACCACTACATATACTGTTGAGATGTTTTTCCATTTGGCTTGGCTGTGGACTGATTAAGTGCAAATGCAGAGCAGCGGGCTCAACACTGTGACCATCACCTTGGGTTTTTGGATTGAGGTCAAGCGACCCACCTGCAGTTAATTAACCCTTGTTGTGGGGTTGTATCAAGAAGCAGCCAAATGGTCTCATCCCCGTTTCCTCACACTAATAATATGACCTGGGCTGTCAACCTAGATGAAGAACGAGGCGAGGAGCGCGCACGTCATCACGAAGAGCGAATGCTCGCCGGCCGCTTGGAACGCGATGACAAAATGCTCAGGTGAGGCGGACGTAGAACAGGGATGGCCTGTGCCGTTGATttcgttttattttttcaaatctcGTTTTGCGGCTACGTTGACGTGTTCCATTTACCCTTTCCCGCCTTTCGCTTCCTCGCAGAGAGCCCAAAGAGCTGTCGGACTTCACGCAGCTGCCCCCTCCCCTACTTCCGAGCGGTATGATGACGACCAGCCTCATGACCCCCAACCTCATGGTGACCGGAGGGGCGGGGCGATGGCATCCCGACCCGTCGACTCTGACCTCTCACCCCTGGCTGCCTCGCCCTGGAGCTCCTCCAGTTTGGCTCCCCGGCTCACCGTACAGTACGTGGACACGCAAATAATATGCTACAAACCATTTTGGGTGTAAACGGGGCCCCGCCACATGTCGAGCAAAGCGTTTCCCTTTTCGGCCGCCCCCTTTGACATGGGAATGATTCATCCCGACGCTAAAGACAGTCCAAGTCCGTTTAGCACTCGCCCGTGACGCGCTTGCGAAATTCGACATGCAGTCTTGGATGGGTGTAGGAAGAGAAGGAAGTGTTGACTCGCTGCATCAGTCGCCGCCTCCGGGAGGGGGGGTCAAGTGCCGCAGACATTCCTGAACTTTGCAGGACGTTCCAGAAGCATTCCGCATTCCCAGCCCAGAAATAGCCGTGTCAACACTCGCACCGTTTTTGTTTTCAGGCTCGCTTaaggaaaataaatgtttagTTTTGAGCTTTGTTAAGAAAATGTTTGTCTCTGTACCCGCTTCTCGTCAGGCTTGAGCTCTTCCTCCCTTCACCCGACGCTTTCCCCAGGCTACCCGCCGTCACTACCGGGCTCCATAGCGCCTCCCTACCAGTTTGTCAGAGACTCACAGACTGGGAAGCTTCTAGTCATCCCGACCGAGCACCTGCCACACTACGGTAGAAAATCCTTTTCCTCCACCCACCCGATGATCCCGGACACTttgatttgacaaaaaaaagcgtGTTTGCAGGAGGAGACATGTTGGAGCGCGGGACCCCCGTGTGGCCGGGGATGTACGGGCCGGGCGCCTCCCTGCAGCACGCGGCCCAGCTCCAGCTCCTCTCCCAGCAGCAGATGCTCCGGCAACAGGAGCTGCTCATGATCCAGCAGCACACGGCGCAGGTTCTGGAGCTGCAGAGGAACGCGCAGCTCGTTGTAAGTGCCATTTGGCTCCAGTTAGCAAAGGAGCCAGTACTGAGCAGCGTGCCGTACCTTTCAGGAGCATTTCAAGGCCAGCGAGCAGCGGCCGGGCTCGGACGACAAAGCCGACAAGCAGAACGCCGAAGCCAAAGCCCGGCCGTCGTCGTTTTCCCCGTCGCCCGTCCTCCATCCCCGCAAGCCCCCGCCGCGGTCTCGCTCGTCCACGCCCTCCACGTCCTCCCTCACCCCGCTGCCGCCGTCACCGGCGACCAACCTCAAGTCGGAGGAATCCAGGCAGAGAGCGTCGTCTcacctgccgccgccgccgcacgcgTCCTCCCCGTGTTCGGCCTCGCCGCCCCCGGCCTCACCGCGGCTGCCCAAACACGAGTCTGCCCATGACGGACAGGCGGCGGAAAGGGGGCAGCGGCGAGAAGGACCTCAGCCCGCTTTCCCAGATGTCTACTCGGGTGAGTCGTTACGTTACACTTTGCTTGTCGCCGACTTTCCCCTtgacaatttttcttttctggtTGCAGAGCTCTCGCCCGGTTACCCTTACCAGTCGATGGGCGCTCCCTTCGGCGCGCCCCTTCCGACTTATCACGTGCCAGCGCGCGCCGCGGCAAACACAGAAGCTGTTCCACGGCGCCACGCCCACTCTTTGGACTTGAGTACCACGGCCCGCCTCCACTCGGGGCCGCCGGACGCCCACCTCAAAGCGCAAAAACCGACAACAAAGAATGAGCCCTTCCTGAAACAGGAACCCGTCGTGGAAAAGTCCGATTCGACGCCGGAGCCGCCGATTCCGCTCGCGCGTAGCTGCGGTCCCGTCGGAGCGCGACACAATCGACAGGACGACGGGGGCCCGTTGACGCTGCAGCGGATCCCTCCGCGGGTTTCCAGTCCTCGCCAGAGAGTGGCTGAAGAAAAGGGAGGACAGATGGAAAGAGAGGTACAATCATATCAGAGTGCGTATCCTTCTCCGCTCGACGGAACGGAACCCCTCGCGGAGGATCCGGAGCCCACGCAATACCGGTCGTCCGATGTGGACGGCCAGGAATCCGCTAAGCCGGGCGCGAGCGATGTCTGTGAATCCCATCGAGCATCGTCGCCAAAGCAACACACCCCAAGTCGGAAGGAAACGGTCACCGAAATCCCTCCCGAGCCGTCGGTCCTTGAAGATCCCATGGCGGGGATGCTGGCTCTGCTCGCAGCCAGCGAGCTGTCCGAGCCGTACCCGCTCAGCCAGACGGTCATCGCCCGGACTCCCGAAAACTGCAGCGGGGCTGGTCCGCTGGAGATGGTGGCGCTGGAGGGCATGGCCATGCTCAGCCAAATGGCCCGGCGGGAAATGGAGAGCATCAGCACGGAGCCCGGTGAGGCATCTGAGGATGATCCTACTCGCGTCTCTCAACTTTTTTCGTTCAATGTttcaatacccccccccccccctttccctttGCATCCCCATTCAGATTTAGCAATGGAAGGCCTGGACTGTCTTCTCGAGGCGAGCAGACAGATTCTACTGGAGGCCATCGAGAAACAGTCCCACATTGATCTGCCCAGAGCGCTGGATCCCGACAGAAAGTACAGCTGGAGGCAGAGGAAGGAGGAGCCGGTAAGAAGAGAAATAGGATCAATCCGCAATGTGGCAGGGAAAGGCCTCAATGGGTTTCTTGCCACCCCCTTGCAGCTCTATCGTAAAATGTCAATGGACGTGTTGGACGCGGTGGAGGTGGAATACCGCGTCCGCCTGGCTGAGCTGCAGAAAACGTACAAGGAGAAGCAGAGAGAGATGAGCAAGCTGCAGAGACGCCGAGACAAGCAGTAAGTGCCGAGCAGAACGTTTCTCCAGCGCACACGACGTTAACGCTTCTCGTCACGTCAGCGAACGGCAGCAGGAGGATGAGAGGCGGAGCCTGATGAGGCGGGGCAGAGGTCGGCCGAGGAAGAGAAAACACTTGGCCACGCCTCCCAAACCGGATAGCAGGCCCGCAAAGTGAGTGGCAAAGCGACAAATCGCCACCCGGCAGCTTGGGCGCATTCTTTGCAGTCCGGAAGTCCAAATTTTCCCTCGTCCGTCTCAGGGTGGCCAGGTCCACGCAATACTCGGAGGATTCTGAAACCGGGGAAGGACAGAGAAAAAGGTTCCCGGGCTCCAGAGAAGACGAGGAGACGGACGTGGGGAGTTTAGGGCTGAAgatcaaaaagaagaaaaagagcaaAGGCTGGAAAGAGCAGGACGCCTCCGGCGGGCATCTTCCCGAGGTAAGCCGATCTCCGGCGCGTACCGTCGTCCGTTCCCCGACAGGCCGCTCTCGATTAATGATGCCTCGGTGCCGTCGTCAGGGGCCGAAGGTGAAACGCGGCCACGTGTGCGAGCAGGAGCAGTTAGCCTCCGACCTGGACCGAGCGCTTTCGCTCTCGCGCCTGGACTCGTGTCGCAAAGCGGCTTCCGGCTCCAAAGAAGAGCGGCCCAGGGGCAAGTCGGCCGACGGCCGGCGCTCAAACGACCGCTCGCCGtccaaaagcaaacacaaagtGGCCGCCAGGTCCTCGGATGCCCTACGCAAGGTGAAAGGTCAGAAGAAGAGTGCTTTTTTCTCCCCGGGGAGATCGGAGCTCAGCAGCTGCTCGAAcagtgagtaaaaaaaaaaatcaaaataataatgTTTGAAGTTATGTGCTCGGTCCAGACGATTTCAATTCCGGCGCCATTTTCCCACGACATTGCCATTATCCTTTCGAATTCAATGCCGGCGCCTCCTCTCCGATGATTTTGCTGGATAGTTAGCGGCTTATCTCTGTCCTTGTACCAGACTCGGATTCCGAGGGTCACAATTGGGCAAGAGGGGGCTGGCCCTCTCTGTCGGGGACGCGGTCCCTCGGCGGCCGGAAGAGacacgccgctgccgccgccgccgcctcgtcgCCCACCTCGGCGCTGTCTAAGtcgcaaaagaagaagaagaaaaagaagaaacacaAGCACTTATCCCTGCTGCTCGAGGAAGCGGGCCTGAGCTCCTCCGACGACTCGTTCGATCAAGGTTACTGacacccccccttcccctccccccccccctcgtaccGTTGAGTCAGCCAATACGGTGTCCGTCCCagcttgtgtttgtttgcagcTTTTTATTCCGACTGTGCTTTAGCGTGACCATCCCTACCTCTTTCTTGCTGCTGGTTTCTCTGCAAAGttgcctttgtgtttttttggggaAGGGTTTCCATATTTCTATGGTGTTTTTATTGCCTGGATTGAAAAGCATTTTTGTAGAATTTGTACATTGAATTGAAATATTgtgtgaatttgttttttccacaaAGTTGTATTGCAGTTTGGTACCTATCAAAAGCTTTATTAAAGGTTTGGATTTGATTAGTACGGAAAGCGACACGCTTGTGGTCCTTGTGTTGGTTTCATCTGTCTTGtcttgtccgtccgtccgtctgtctttgTCATTGTGTCCAACTGCACCTTCTTCCCAGAGCTTTGTGTTTGTCAAATATCCCTCAGCTTGAGCCAGGTTGAGAGGTTGGAAAGATTTGACTTTTTCAATTGCTTCAtggtccaaatgtttgttttgattgacatttGGGATATTTGGACAAAAGCGCTCCTTGTCTGTCTACTAAACCTTCCAATAACCCCCGGGGGCGGGcccattttcttttgctgtcaaCCTCTTTGCTCTGTCGCCTCCCCGAATGGTCTCTGCCGCGATGCTTTGAGTGTCTGTTCCACGTGCTTGTTCTGCCGCTGCCGCCGACATTGCAGAAGTTTGGCAAGGACTCGCTCAGCCTTAATCCTGAACGCTTCCTCGCCACGGCTAGCAGAGCGTAGCTTACGCTAGACTATGCTAAGGTGCGGCCGCGCTAAGGCTAGGCTGGCcgctgtgctgctgctgccccgcccgcccgcctgccctaCCTGCCCTGCCCCGCCCGGCCCCCCCCTGCCTGAGGCCACACCCCTGTCACCTGTTCTGTAAGTAGGATGTGCCCCTTTCTTTTCTCCACCGCTAACAAGTTGGAGCATTCATTCCATATCCTTGAGATCCAACTTAAAGTCCGTCTGTACTAATGTGCTCTGTTCTCTCAAGTTGGACAATTCACAGTCATTTGCAATTTAATGACATTCTAATAATCCAGCAAAGTGCTAATAGTAGGGGGGGAAATATTACTAGTAAGACAGCTGAATTGTCTTCAAATGGCGGAACAGGAGTGTACTAGTACATGGACCTGAGTGTCAAGGATGATGAATGAATGCTCTCACACGGCCGAAATTCAAATCCAAATTTTATTTGAGAGCCATGGTTCTACCTTTCATCCCTGTATCTATTGAGTGATGGATGTTAAAGGCCGTTGCCATGGTTactcaaagcaaagcaaagggcCTCCCTCACAGGGGCTGTCCTCTCCAGTGCCTGCCTTGTCCTCTCTGTTGTCCGCCTGCCATTGTTAGCACACCATGTTGGATTCACAGTACCTCTATCTGGAAAAGTAGTTGCATCCATATTTTCACACAATTACAAATTTTCTGACCTCTAGTCGAGTCTAACCTCAGGGTCAATGCAATATAACCAATGCATGATATGGCTTAGCTATGAGTCAAACCTTTTCGGATGATTTTGGCCAATGCAAATTTCAGTTGATCAAAACAAAGACAATAATACTTGTTTGTTCCTATCTGTACTGTGCATCCACCCCTGCCCGTGTTAACGCTCTTTCGGAGTTTCCTCCTGCTCATCTGCTGGACCTAACCCGCTTACGGCGCTAATATGCTTTACtatctgtgtgttttgtttgcttgCCGCAATATCTTTTCACAGCTGAAGGAGGAAGTGGATTCTTGCCGTTTTTACACTCCCTTCAGGGGCTGTAAATAGTCATGTTAAGGTCGGAGGTCACATGGTTTTTCCCCATTTGGGAGTGTGCTAATGGTATGTGGACTGGGAGGTAGAGTGTCTGCAGCAGAATCTGGATCATACAGGCTTTTTGGATGTGATGTGGCTTCCATCCATCAATGTGTTAATTCAATCCAGGCTGCCGTGTCATTTTAAGCAGggcgcttttcttttttttttttttttttttgcgaatcGCAGGGAGCTTTGTGACAACAATCGCATCCCGGCTCTGagcggaatgttttttttttttcctttcccggAACAGAGTCTTCGGAGGATGATTACGACGACAAATACAACGAGGATTCCGATTGGGAAGACGGCGGCTGCGAGGAGAGCGGCCTGGGTCTTTTGGCCAGGTTCGCGGCCAGCGTTCTCCCCGTTAGCTCCGCCCCTTTGAGCCTTCTCCCCGATGGCAAACATCACAGGCGATCGAGCACTCTGGGTAAGAGCTATACACAAAAGCAGAGTTGCACAAAGGGTTCGTGTTTCCTGTTTTGTTGATCACCAAAAAAGACGGGTCTCCTTATCTACTGTGTGAACAAAAGGACAACAGCTGCGATGGTTCCTCTGATTGTGCGTTTTGCGGTTGAGCAGGTTTATCCGCctgagtgttgttgttttttttttttttttcccctcagctcTGCTTTGCCAGCGTTGttaaatattcattcatttccaATTGTCACATTGTGGTGAATGTCATGTTTCACTCTTCAATTATGCATTTGTTTAGGTGTAATCAATCGTACTATTCTCGCAATTATTGATGGTCGAGAATCGCAAACATTAGAAGCGGCTGTCATTAAACTCATTCAAACACAAATGATTTTAGTGTGTGTTCTCACACAAATCTCCAAAGAGGCCGAGTGTGCTTGCTTCGAGTTGTTTATTTGTCATTTCTACTTATTGACTGTAAAATTGGCACAAGAGCATTTAAGAATGCATTTTTATGAAGCTAaattagcttcatgctaacttACAATGTTCAAAGCGTGTTCAAAGTACCATAGATGGAAGTCTTCCCGTattcatttgtgtttgttgaCCATCTTGATTTGTGTCCACCTCCCACCACCAGGTTCATCAGAATGCGAGTGGTCCGACTCCGGTTGCGACTTGCGCTTGAGGAAGTTCCCCTCTCTGCTGCACGGCAAACGCTCGGCGCCGGAACTCCCCCTGTTGCCCCCGGCCAACCGCCGTATCGAGCAGAGCAGCCCGAGCAAGCGGGACGAAACGCTGGCCGTCAAACGCAAGCCGCTGCCTATCAAACAACGCCGACCCTCGCCTCGACCTCAGCGGCGCTTCACTTTCGATCTGGCGACCGCTTCCGGCTCGGGCGTGTTCAGCGAGGACGAGGCCTGGAACCGACGACGTAGCGAGCGGATCTTCCTCCACGACGCCACCGCCTCAGCCAACCAGACGTCGTCGTTATCCGGCACGTGTCAGAGCTCCTCGTCCAGCTCAGCCCCGCCGCTCACCCCGAAAGCCGTCTCCCGACCCAAACAGCCTCCTTCCAACAGAGATGCCGCGAAAGTACGTCAATTATTCATCTACTCGGCAACTGGCGGGAGTCTCTTTTTCTGCTTTTCTTCCAAATCCTCTCCCAGCACTAGTGCATGTGTCCCAGTTCCAGCAGGGTTTCCCAGCTCTTCAATCACTGCGGCACTTCCCCGCTGTCGCTGACAAGAAAGGCTTCTCCCACCCCGCGTGCATTGGAGTGCGTGTTTGCGCTTGTCTTCATCGGAACCGTTTGTGTTCTGACATTtgtaaaacagaaaaagaagcCCAAGgaatcctccgcctcctcctcctctctgccCGTCAGCCCGTCGTCTCTGAGTAGTCCAATAAGAGACAACGCTACGGCGCTGAGCCTCAGCCCGGCGCGGAAGAGCCAATCTAAAGCAAAGACCAAGGCCCGGGAGGTCAGTGAGGTGACTGATGAGCTGAGAAGTCATTAGCGGCGTACAATAATTGCTTATTATCCTGGCAAGGTCAAAAGCAGAATGCTTGAGTGAGACCCAATCAAGGAATATGATTTGCTCGCGTGTCATTTCCAGCAGTCCAGGGGAGCGGTGAGCCGACTGATGGAGAGCATGGCCGCTGATGAGGACTTTGAGCCCAATCAGGACAGCAGCTTCAGCGAAGACGAGCTCGTCCCGCGGCGCGGCGGCAGCAGTGTGCCCGAGAGGTCCTCGACACCCGGTCAGCCATTGTTGACACTCatcatttatattaaaaaaaagcctcgTGTGTATTCatgttgtgtgttttcttttgacTTGCTGTTTTCAGCTCCAGTGCAGTGCGTGTTGGACAAGGACTCTTTGGCGGACGGACTCCGGGTATTGATCCCAATGGATGATCAGCTTTTGTACGCGGGACACGTCAACACTGTGCACTCACCTGATATGTGAGTATTACACAAAATGtgtttaccgtcattttcggactataagtcgcaccagccataaaatgcccaaaaaa
Proteins encoded:
- the tnrc18 gene encoding trinucleotide repeat-containing gene 18 protein isoform X1 codes for the protein MDGRDFGAPRSVHVPPPLLAGLAVEPHRLGAAGAGGRIPPSPGHLAATHPPPLHSGKFLPSAINLHGHHSDAFPTGSNPFLAGYPCPSPLSVDPAYRSANPGALPMAQLWASHAHEGYPLPGSLYSSPYLSLGHLEPPSISQNHLYDSHKESFFLPATVSQSPLHPPSAPQSTLSGSTPPQKASRDVGRERSYRGDRERERERERSREELRQHGVVDLTLDGRSEEERRGRPGDKEREKDRDADRDAWSLHPLHHHHHHHPQKSSSQPSTGEPRSRPSPVLQSSFPAGGGGGMSRHLGNEAERGSREGEAGSRVHHHSNANNLPAASHSERQRRDESAPAGPLHFSYALRPSLQPSVTAVPLPPALRDPTREQRVSAPTYVPSVEVYDERVGPIQIASQARDKHADKYRDRERESDKEPERESYRFPERGPTEHPRLSQPGDSSNPHQREEGSIICCNGSVGKRGQDSSRSSNQSRFSPEGRDVSKHSSRLGLERDKHWNSISPLSNYATNHMAALAAQHGHTLSSPSHTQVSPHATNRAAAANAPRHSPRSEHGQSRTGEEGRLYLDPSSLYRPGVSSGGERTSGPSEVSAMQSLIKYSGNFAAEGGGAAAAAAAARLAADTRGPFGGLASIGMEGERERERSVVGSSASGSLRGPPQLKREQDRPDSARSFGRETEGEVRHPPVGIAVAVARQRESTGAKQSTGSSDPQRAPLLPTAIKDEERGEERARHHEERMLAGRLERDDKMLREPKELSDFTQLPPPLLPSGMMTTSLMTPNLMVTGGAGRWHPDPSTLTSHPWLPRPGAPPVWLPGSPYSLSSSSLHPTLSPGYPPSLPGSIAPPYQFVRDSQTGKLLVIPTEHLPHYGGDMLERGTPVWPGMYGPGASLQHAAQLQLLSQQQMLRQQELLMIQQHTAQVLELQRNAQLVEHFKASEQRPGSDDKADKQNAEAKARPSSFSPSPVLHPRKPPPRSRSSTPSTSSLTPLPPSPATNLKSEESRQRASSHLPPPPHASSPCSASPPPASPRLPKHESAHDGQAAERGQRREGPQPAFPDVYSELSPGYPYQSMGAPFGAPLPTYHVPARAAANTEAVPRRHAHSLDLSTTARLHSGPPDAHLKAQKPTTKNEPFLKQEPVVEKSDSTPEPPIPLARSCGPVGARHNRQDDGGPLTLQRIPPRVSSPRQRVAEEKGGQMEREVQSYQSAYPSPLDGTEPLAEDPEPTQYRSSDVDGQESAKPGASDVCESHRASSPKQHTPSRKETVTEIPPEPSVLEDPMAGMLALLAASELSEPYPLSQTVIARTPENCSGAGPLEMVALEGMAMLSQMARREMESISTEPDLAMEGLDCLLEASRQILLEAIEKQSHIDLPRALDPDRKYSWRQRKEEPLYRKMSMDVLDAVEVEYRVRLAELQKTYKEKQREMSKLQRRRDKHERQQEDERRSLMRRGRGRPRKRKHLATPPKPDSRPAKVARSTQYSEDSETGEGQRKRFPGSREDEETDVGSLGLKIKKKKKSKGWKEQDASGGHLPEGPKVKRGHVCEQEQLASDLDRALSLSRLDSCRKAASGSKEERPRGKSADGRRSNDRSPSKSKHKVAARSSDALRKVKGQKKSAFFSPGRSELSSCSNNSDSEGHNWARGGWPSLSGTRSLGGRKRHAAAAAAASSPTSALSKSQKKKKKKKKHKHLSLLLEEAGLSSSDDSFDQESSEDDYDDKYNEDSDWEDGGCEESGLGLLARFAASVLPVSSAPLSLLPDGKHHRRSSTLGSSECEWSDSGCDLRLRKFPSLLHGKRSAPELPLLPPANRRIEQSSPSKRDETLAVKRKPLPIKQRRPSPRPQRRFTFDLATASGSGVFSEDEAWNRRRSERIFLHDATASANQTSSLSGTCQSSSSSSAPPLTPKAVSRPKQPPSNRDAAKKKKPKESSASSSSLPVSPSSLSSPIRDNATALSLSPARKSQSKAKTKAREVSEQSRGAVSRLMESMAADEDFEPNQDSSFSEDELVPRRGGSSVPERSSTPAPVQCVLDKDSLADGLRVLIPMDDQLLYAGHVNTVHSPDIYSVVVEGERGNRPHIYCLEQLLQEAIIDVKPPSVRYLPEGTRIAAYWSQQYRCLYPGTVVNGSSDIDEKDDLITVEFDDGDTGRIPLSHIRLLPPDYKIHCAEPSPALLVASCSRRRVRKCSKEGKEAKSDESAPKVKGKPGRKPKSKPETSSNSDCKEKNESPSSGQPPDKSQDSTKVAQDRSSSVQKVVQEKPRPASRPAAKPGRKSSIASSPSSSPTSSAGPRKSGSAPAAQLKAKLSSSSYPSTYGKILTVDLYSEPNLTSYNGQRRERESGAANVSASNRPVSRPSVTAKPGVSTPRSPSTPAPKSKGASEHHGSSRPIGSVLHPISRLSAGKSGSSLAARTSSASGPLSGPKVKMPSEPASRPISRIKPASRQADTVKRKPASAEPLVKLDHEGVTSPKTKKTKALMLLEGQSVRRDPAPLGEQKALKSKARVPESEPGLREKEPAYASHVLAKERGESRARGQEPDAREEKSKLEEQKEEDRRKERKIKEESPSSSSSSSSSSSSSESEAESGKGSVKQKKKCTSSCSSSSSSCSGSSSSSSSSSSSSSSSSTDDSSCSSDEDRTATPPPGPVSPLPAAAAQDKVKEEEEEQDLKEEVDVKVEEDEEEASPGSLSPSPSLSTSSAPAKAATGKGSGQRGRPPKPKPSGGEGKVGRPKRREGVHLPTTKELAKRQRLPSVENRPKISAFLPARQLWKWFGKPTQRRGMKGKAKKLFYKAIVRGREMIRIGDCAVFLSAGRPNLPFIGRIQSMWESWGSNMVVRVNWFYHPEETNPGKKLTDKKNWEQICGQSLPAALQSSIQRKDFMERALYQSSHSDENDVQTVSHKCLVVGVEEYEQMSHTRRYAESEDLYYLAGTYEPTTGMIFNTDGVPLIC